A DNA window from Maribellus comscasis contains the following coding sequences:
- a CDS encoding thioredoxin domain-containing protein, translating to MEKKYTNALIHSSSPYLLQHAHNPVNWQPWSDKITEQAQKEDKLILVSIGYAACHWCHVMEHESFEDERVAEVMNDNFICVKVDREERPDVDHYYMTAVQLMQRQGGWPLNVIALPDGRPVWGGTYFPRETWMSDILAVAGFYRKNREQTIEYAENLQKGIEQVSVIEEKENILPGNSKMIESVVGEWSKRFDLEHGGRTGAPKFPMPVTLEFLLHFGCVKNDKSVLDYLKLTLEKMARGGIYDQAGGGFARYSVDEFWKVPHFEKMLYDNGQLLSIYSKGYQLFKNDEFKLVVKETIDFIERELTDESGAFYSSLDADSEGEEGKFYVWNAKELEKIIGDDFKLFSKYFNVNTKGFWEQGNNILLRDGSDPEFVFKNGISESGLQQKKKVWKDKLMNARRKRARPGLDDKTLSSWNALVIQGLLDAYKAFSERRYLELALKNATFLQNNILTQDGKLFHVWKKGQKSVAGFLEDYALLIQAFLTLFEVTSDEKWLKLSQMLVEITFQHFFDEKNEMFFFSEKDADSTITNHFQTEDNVIPAANSIMANNLYKLYLFLGKPEYLNIVKKMVQTVVSNFRNYPMAYANWGTLMLRIYEPHFELVVCGPNSEALLKEIQKDFNPNMIGLFSAKESEVAIFSKRFKNGEDLIYVCKAGVCELPVKSVVEAKKLLETHK from the coding sequence ATGGAGAAAAAATATACAAATGCTCTTATACATTCCAGTTCGCCTTATTTGTTGCAGCACGCGCATAATCCGGTGAATTGGCAGCCTTGGAGCGATAAAATAACAGAACAGGCACAAAAAGAAGATAAGCTTATTCTGGTCAGTATTGGGTATGCCGCGTGTCATTGGTGTCATGTGATGGAACACGAGAGTTTTGAAGATGAGCGTGTAGCAGAGGTGATGAACGATAATTTTATTTGTGTAAAGGTTGATCGTGAAGAGCGCCCGGATGTAGATCATTATTACATGACAGCGGTGCAACTTATGCAACGGCAGGGAGGCTGGCCTTTAAATGTAATTGCACTTCCGGACGGGCGTCCGGTATGGGGGGGTACTTATTTCCCGCGCGAAACATGGATGAGTGATATTTTGGCGGTTGCAGGTTTTTACCGAAAAAACAGGGAACAAACAATAGAATACGCAGAAAATCTTCAAAAGGGAATAGAACAGGTTTCGGTTATAGAAGAAAAAGAAAATATTTTGCCGGGAAATTCTAAAATGATTGAAAGTGTGGTAGGAGAGTGGAGCAAAAGATTTGATTTGGAACATGGCGGACGAACAGGTGCTCCCAAATTCCCGATGCCTGTAACCCTTGAATTTTTACTGCATTTCGGATGTGTAAAAAATGATAAGTCAGTTCTGGACTATCTAAAACTTACCCTTGAAAAAATGGCACGCGGAGGGATCTATGACCAGGCAGGTGGTGGTTTTGCACGTTATTCGGTTGACGAGTTTTGGAAGGTTCCGCACTTTGAAAAAATGTTGTACGACAACGGACAACTGTTAAGTATTTATTCAAAAGGTTATCAGTTATTTAAAAACGACGAGTTTAAATTGGTGGTAAAAGAAACAATTGATTTTATTGAACGTGAACTGACAGATGAGTCGGGGGCTTTTTACTCGTCTCTTGATGCCGACAGTGAAGGAGAGGAAGGAAAATTTTATGTATGGAATGCAAAGGAACTGGAAAAAATTATTGGCGATGATTTCAAGTTGTTTTCAAAATATTTTAATGTAAACACCAAAGGTTTCTGGGAACAGGGAAACAACATTTTATTACGCGATGGTTCTGATCCTGAATTTGTTTTTAAAAATGGCATATCGGAAAGCGGACTTCAACAAAAAAAGAAAGTTTGGAAAGATAAGCTGATGAATGCCCGCCGGAAGAGAGCTCGCCCGGGACTTGACGATAAAACATTAAGCTCGTGGAACGCTCTGGTAATCCAGGGACTGCTGGATGCCTACAAAGCTTTTTCTGAAAGACGTTATTTGGAACTGGCCCTTAAAAATGCAACGTTTTTGCAAAATAATATTTTGACACAGGACGGGAAATTATTTCATGTCTGGAAAAAAGGGCAAAAGTCGGTTGCTGGATTTCTGGAAGATTATGCATTATTGATTCAGGCTTTTCTTACGTTATTTGAGGTAACCAGCGACGAAAAGTGGTTGAAATTAAGCCAAATGTTGGTTGAAATCACATTTCAACACTTTTTTGATGAAAAGAATGAAATGTTTTTCTTTTCAGAAAAGGACGCAGATTCGACTATTACAAATCATTTTCAAACGGAAGATAATGTTATTCCCGCGGCTAATTCGATTATGGCAAATAATCTATACAAGTTGTATTTATTTCTTGGTAAACCGGAATATCTGAATATTGTTAAAAAGATGGTTCAAACTGTTGTTTCCAATTTTCGCAACTACCCGATGGCGTATGCTAACTGGGGAACTTTAATGCTTAGAATTTATGAGCCTCATTTTGAGCTTGTGGTTTGCGGGCCAAATTCTGAGGCTTTGTTGAAAGAGATTCAAAAAGACTTCAATCCAAATATGATTGGTTTATTTTCAGCCAAAGAGAGTGAGGTAGCGATTTTTAGTAAGCGGTTTAAAAATGGGGAAGACCTGATTTATGTTTGTAAGGCCGGAGTTTGTGAATTACCTGTGAAATCTGTTGTAGAGGCTAAAAAGTTACTGGAAACACACAAATGA
- a CDS encoding NAD(P)/FAD-dependent oxidoreductase encodes MKKVEFLVVGQGLAGTMLAFEMLKKSLSFHIVSSPEKRKASLVAAGMVNPLVFKRLTKSWLADKLVPVMKERYQNLENVLGERLFFEKDILKPLSAQEKQLWQERKFLPEFSSFIREITNEAPVENISDAAGFGIVTHSGYLNLVKFLKLSEDYFRSESLLTEIDFLFQKFEPQCSNFEVGGIVAEKIVFCEGAHLRQNPFFDFVKLKPVKGEVLQIFAPELSEKYILNKGVFVLPVGHHRFKVGSTYEWQDLTEKPTKEGKKSIAERLDNLVSVNYSIENHWAGIRPAIADRRPVLGEHPNYSKLFIFNGLGTKGVMLAPFFAKEMVRYLCSENYQLSEEVQVTRFV; translated from the coding sequence ATGAAAAAGGTAGAGTTTTTAGTTGTAGGACAAGGCTTAGCCGGTACAATGCTTGCCTTTGAGATGTTAAAAAAAAGTTTAAGTTTTCACATTGTTTCTTCGCCTGAAAAGAGGAAAGCCTCGTTGGTTGCAGCGGGAATGGTAAATCCGTTGGTTTTTAAACGCCTTACAAAAAGTTGGCTGGCGGATAAACTGGTTCCGGTAATGAAAGAAAGATATCAAAACCTTGAGAATGTGCTGGGAGAGCGTCTCTTTTTTGAAAAAGATATTCTAAAACCTTTGTCGGCACAGGAAAAACAACTTTGGCAGGAAAGAAAATTTTTGCCTGAGTTTTCAAGCTTTATTAGGGAAATAACGAATGAGGCACCAGTGGAAAATATTTCTGATGCTGCCGGTTTTGGAATTGTTACTCATTCGGGGTATTTAAATTTGGTGAAATTTTTAAAATTGTCGGAAGACTATTTTCGGTCTGAAAGCCTGTTGACGGAAATAGACTTTTTGTTTCAAAAGTTTGAACCTCAATGTTCAAATTTTGAGGTTGGAGGAATTGTGGCCGAAAAGATTGTATTCTGCGAGGGGGCACATCTTAGGCAAAATCCATTCTTTGATTTTGTAAAGCTAAAACCTGTAAAAGGAGAAGTGCTGCAAATTTTTGCTCCGGAACTTTCAGAAAAATATATTTTAAATAAAGGAGTATTTGTATTGCCGGTTGGTCATCATCGTTTTAAAGTTGGTTCAACATATGAGTGGCAGGATTTGACTGAAAAGCCAACCAAAGAGGGCAAAAAATCGATTGCAGAACGATTGGATAATTTAGTCAGTGTTAATTATTCTATTGAAAATCACTGGGCTGGCATTCGTCCCGCAATTGCTGACAGACGGCCGGTTTTAGGTGAACATCCCAATTATAGTAAATTATTTATTTTTAACGGCCTTGGAACCAAAGGAGTGATGCTGGCACCATTCTTTGCAAAAGAAATGGTTCGGTACCTTTGTTCCGAAAACTACCAGCTATCAGAGGAGGTTCAGGTAACCAGATTTGTATGA
- a CDS encoding SAM-dependent chlorinase/fluorinase: protein MKKILFFTLSLLFTLSCSDDLTKDELVDSPSVVLISDNIESSDIIINVMGSIRQIYKNAYIDYIKTKSFDLYEATYHLEVAAKSYPDNTYFVVIVEPGAGSGRMVCKDNSGRRYLIPDNGVASRLMLNGELSEFYSVTNSDVLEGGNYQNMSIEDFYSSATVALLEDKPLSNFGEILNSPETIQISQPNKNGTTITGQILYIDNFGNCHSNISNDLMSEFDLGDLLKIEINGEKTFFAKLGTTYSSVGNSQNVGFIDASLKLRLAVNVGDLSLRYAINAGDKIKITKSSARVGILYYNKSSVATSITGGMKEKLSELGLSETNFIQFIERDADNDASRLFDLIQEILDADVDIFLSVSTPASQAAVNNVPEEIPLIFTYVTDPESSGILDTRGNLTGLSDATNFNDYLSFVKRIMPNLKNAGRLYNPYESNSAFAQSQLVSLMRFYNLNFTSVGIPSINAVYEGYWSLANNSNIEAILVAADNTVSDGMTELTGLAIKDKIPVIGDSFQHCEDGALASISIDYEKLASSTGEQIAAVLLGANPDEEEIKYFSTDVIALNTKTATDIGFTIPSEILSEAKYTYSTND, encoded by the coding sequence ATGAAAAAAATATTATTCTTTACCCTGTCCCTTTTGTTTACCTTGTCGTGTAGTGACGACCTGACAAAAGATGAGCTTGTTGACTCACCTTCGGTAGTATTGATATCAGATAATATTGAAAGCAGTGATATTATTATCAATGTGATGGGCTCAATTCGCCAGATATACAAAAACGCTTACATCGACTACATAAAAACAAAATCGTTTGATTTATATGAAGCAACCTACCATCTTGAAGTCGCGGCCAAAAGCTATCCCGACAATACTTACTTTGTTGTGATTGTTGAACCCGGTGCAGGGAGTGGACGAATGGTTTGTAAAGATAACAGTGGCCGACGATACCTGATACCAGACAATGGTGTTGCTTCAAGATTAATGCTTAACGGTGAGCTGTCAGAATTTTATTCCGTTACCAACAGCGATGTTTTGGAAGGCGGGAACTATCAAAATATGTCTATTGAAGATTTCTATTCTTCTGCAACGGTGGCTTTATTAGAAGATAAGCCGTTATCAAATTTTGGCGAAATTTTAAATTCCCCGGAAACTATTCAAATTTCTCAACCCAATAAAAACGGAACGACAATTACAGGACAAATATTATATATTGATAATTTTGGAAATTGCCATTCCAATATTTCAAATGATTTAATGTCAGAATTCGATCTTGGTGATTTGTTAAAAATTGAAATAAACGGAGAAAAAACTTTTTTTGCAAAACTTGGAACCACCTATTCTTCTGTCGGGAACAGCCAAAATGTTGGGTTTATTGATGCCTCTCTTAAATTGAGACTTGCTGTAAATGTTGGAGATTTAAGTCTTCGCTACGCCATAAATGCAGGAGACAAAATAAAAATAACCAAATCTTCAGCCAGGGTTGGAATCCTTTATTACAATAAATCATCAGTAGCAACCAGTATCACCGGAGGCATGAAAGAAAAACTGTCTGAGCTGGGTTTGTCAGAGACCAATTTTATTCAGTTCATTGAAAGAGATGCCGACAATGATGCATCCCGTTTGTTTGATTTGATTCAGGAAATACTTGATGCAGATGTTGATATCTTTCTTTCCGTTTCCACACCTGCTTCACAAGCCGCAGTAAATAATGTTCCCGAAGAAATCCCTTTAATTTTCACCTATGTGACCGACCCCGAATCATCAGGAATTTTAGATACAAGAGGAAATCTAACCGGATTATCTGATGCCACCAACTTTAACGATTATCTTTCTTTTGTTAAAAGAATTATGCCCAATTTAAAAAATGCAGGAAGATTATACAATCCTTATGAATCGAATTCTGCGTTTGCTCAAAGTCAGTTAGTTTCGTTAATGCGATTCTATAATCTAAATTTTACTTCAGTTGGAATTCCGTCAATAAATGCTGTCTACGAAGGATACTGGTCGCTGGCCAATAACAGTAATATTGAAGCTATTTTGGTGGCTGCCGACAACACAGTAAGCGACGGTATGACTGAACTAACCGGTTTGGCAATCAAAGACAAAATCCCGGTAATAGGAGACTCTTTCCAACATTGTGAAGATGGAGCACTCGCTTCAATTTCTATTGATTATGAAAAACTTGCATCAAGTACAGGAGAACAAATAGCAGCTGTGCTGTTGGGGGCAAATCCGGACGAAGAAGAGATAAAGTATTTTAGCACTGACGTGATCGCGTTAAATACTAAAACCGCTACTGATATTGGATTTACTATTCCATCGGAGATTTTAAGCGAGGCAAAATATACCTATTCAACCAACGATTAG
- a CDS encoding prolyl oligopeptidase family serine peptidase, producing MKKYSLILFVIMTQLSFAQNDSYLWLEDVENEKALNWVEEWNKKTLAVLTEHNSYKGIYNKNLEIYNSTDRIPEPTIFGNFIYNFWQDKEHERGIWRRTTIKSYLSKTPEWEIILDIDNLSGKDNIKWVFKGASGLYPDYNKFLISLSKGGGDAVVIKEFDVETKSFVENGFYVPEAKGNTSWIDKNTLMVSTDFGDGVTTSGYPRQVKIWKRGTELKDAKLVFEGEKDNMGVWGYTIPTQDKTYQLIMRYMTFYTAQYYVLEKGKLVKLELPDDIELAGIVNDMVILRLKSDWEVNDQFYKQGSVITAKYNDLLRGKPDFYLLVEPDERSSVAGLSSTKNMLLVNMLNNVKGELYTYKWDGSWRKHKINTPELGNISLAASDENSDNFFFYFENFLEPATLFYGDAATGDYNKVKSLPTFFPTEKYKVQQFETTSKDGTKIPYFVVGPKNMKPDSNNPTLLYAYGGFEVPELPSYSATTGTAWLEKGGVYVLANIRGGGEFGPKWHQAGLKANRQRVYDDFHAVAEDLVSRKITSPKKLGIFGGSNGGLLVGVAFTQRPDLYQAVVCAVPLLDMKRYNKLLAGASWMAEYGNPDIPEEWEYISKYSPYQNVKKGMNYPEVFFTTSTRDDRVHPGHARKMVAKMSDIGYKIYYFENTEGGHAAASTNEQRARMYALIFTYLQMKLMN from the coding sequence ATGAAAAAGTACAGCTTAATTTTATTTGTTATTATGACACAACTAAGTTTTGCACAAAACGATTCCTACCTGTGGCTCGAAGACGTTGAAAATGAAAAGGCACTCAACTGGGTGGAAGAATGGAATAAAAAAACGCTGGCTGTTTTAACAGAACATAACAGTTATAAAGGGATTTACAATAAAAATCTTGAAATATACAATTCAACGGATCGTATTCCCGAGCCCACAATCTTTGGTAATTTCATTTACAATTTCTGGCAGGATAAGGAACATGAAAGAGGTATCTGGAGAAGGACCACGATAAAAAGCTATTTAAGTAAAACCCCTGAGTGGGAAATAATTCTTGACATCGACAATCTTTCCGGGAAAGACAACATAAAATGGGTATTTAAAGGTGCTTCGGGGCTTTATCCTGACTATAATAAATTCCTTATAAGTCTTTCAAAAGGCGGTGGAGATGCCGTTGTTATAAAAGAATTTGATGTCGAAACCAAATCTTTTGTTGAAAACGGTTTTTATGTTCCCGAGGCAAAAGGAAATACAAGCTGGATTGATAAAAATACGCTGATGGTTTCGACTGATTTTGGTGATGGAGTTACTACATCAGGATATCCGCGCCAGGTAAAAATATGGAAACGTGGAACGGAGTTAAAAGATGCAAAACTGGTTTTTGAAGGTGAAAAAGATAATATGGGGGTTTGGGGATATACAATTCCAACACAGGACAAAACCTACCAACTCATTATGAGATACATGACCTTTTACACGGCACAGTACTATGTTCTTGAAAAAGGAAAGCTGGTTAAACTTGAGCTGCCCGATGATATTGAGTTAGCAGGAATAGTAAATGATATGGTTATTCTACGCTTAAAATCAGACTGGGAAGTGAATGATCAGTTTTATAAACAAGGCTCTGTAATTACCGCCAAATACAACGATTTACTTCGCGGAAAACCAGACTTCTATCTTTTGGTTGAACCCGATGAGCGTTCCAGCGTAGCGGGTCTTTCTTCAACAAAAAATATGTTACTGGTAAATATGCTCAACAATGTAAAAGGTGAGTTGTATACATATAAATGGGACGGTTCGTGGCGCAAACACAAAATAAACACTCCTGAACTTGGAAATATTTCTTTGGCTGCCTCCGACGAAAACAGTGATAACTTTTTCTTTTATTTTGAAAACTTTCTTGAGCCGGCGACTCTGTTTTACGGAGATGCAGCAACAGGGGATTACAACAAAGTAAAATCGCTTCCAACGTTCTTCCCTACTGAAAAATACAAAGTCCAACAATTTGAAACAACATCAAAAGACGGAACAAAAATTCCATATTTTGTTGTGGGGCCAAAGAATATGAAACCCGACAGTAATAATCCAACTCTTTTATACGCGTATGGAGGTTTTGAAGTGCCTGAGTTACCGAGTTATTCAGCAACTACCGGCACTGCCTGGCTTGAAAAGGGAGGAGTATATGTTTTGGCAAATATTCGTGGTGGCGGAGAATTTGGCCCCAAGTGGCATCAGGCGGGATTAAAAGCTAATCGCCAGCGGGTGTATGACGATTTTCATGCTGTTGCTGAAGATCTGGTTTCCAGAAAAATTACATCTCCCAAAAAGCTTGGTATTTTTGGCGGAAGCAACGGCGGACTTTTAGTTGGCGTTGCCTTTACCCAACGACCGGATCTGTATCAGGCGGTTGTTTGTGCCGTTCCTTTACTTGATATGAAAAGATACAACAAACTGCTGGCCGGAGCAAGCTGGATGGCGGAATACGGAAACCCAGATATTCCGGAGGAATGGGAATATATCAGCAAGTACTCTCCCTATCAAAATGTAAAAAAAGGGATGAATTACCCTGAAGTATTTTTTACTACCTCAACCCGCGACGACCGTGTTCATCCGGGACACGCACGTAAAATGGTGGCAAAAATGAGCGACATAGGCTATAAAATTTACTATTTCGAAAATACAGAGGGTGGACACGCAGCCGCTTCAACCAATGAACAACGAGCAAGGATGTACGCGCTTATTTTCACCTACCTCCAAATGAAGCTGATGAATTAA
- a CDS encoding CNNM domain-containing protein, with amino-acid sequence MATLIFFFAVSIVVSFLCSIWEAVLLSVTPSYVSRMENEKPAVGKLLNQFKVDIDKPLSAILTLNTIAHTVGAIGVGVQAGKVFGTHHLNLYFFEITYESLIAGAMTLAILVLSEIIPKTLGASYWKLITPFTVRSLRVLLFILAPFVWMSKWITRLVKTEKGRSVFSRADFAAMADAGLKSGALDKDEKSIIQNLLRLENLKVKDIMTPRSVVLILDEDMTLTEIYSEIRPLQFSRIPVYKDQPDNITGLILKDKILESLAEDQHSKKASEIKRDILFVEDEFSVSKLMDTLILRRQHLAMVADKYGSVVGLVTMEDLFETLLGMEIVDESDKVEDLQKYARENWQKRAEKNRFEDNN; translated from the coding sequence ATGGCAACATTGATCTTCTTTTTTGCCGTTTCCATAGTTGTTTCATTTTTATGTTCAATTTGGGAGGCAGTTTTATTAAGCGTAACACCTTCGTACGTTAGCCGCATGGAAAATGAAAAACCAGCGGTTGGAAAATTATTAAATCAATTTAAGGTTGACATTGATAAACCACTTTCTGCTATTCTTACTTTAAATACCATAGCGCATACCGTGGGGGCTATTGGAGTAGGGGTGCAGGCAGGAAAAGTATTTGGTACGCATCATCTCAACTTATATTTTTTCGAAATTACTTATGAATCGCTTATTGCGGGAGCAATGACGTTGGCGATCCTGGTGCTTTCAGAGATCATCCCAAAAACATTGGGCGCAAGTTACTGGAAGTTAATCACTCCTTTTACGGTTCGCTCTTTAAGAGTTTTACTGTTTATTTTGGCACCGTTTGTTTGGATGAGTAAATGGATAACGCGCCTTGTCAAAACAGAAAAAGGGCGCAGCGTTTTTAGCCGCGCTGATTTTGCTGCTATGGCTGATGCCGGTCTGAAAAGTGGCGCGTTGGATAAGGATGAAAAGTCGATCATTCAGAATTTATTACGGCTGGAGAATTTGAAAGTAAAGGATATAATGACTCCGCGTTCTGTAGTATTGATTTTGGATGAAGATATGACGCTTACCGAAATATATAGCGAAATTCGCCCTTTGCAATTTTCACGCATTCCGGTTTACAAAGATCAGCCAGATAATATTACAGGCTTAATTCTAAAAGATAAAATCCTTGAAAGTCTGGCTGAAGATCAACATTCGAAGAAAGCTTCAGAAATTAAGCGGGATATTTTATTTGTAGAAGACGAATTTTCAGTGTCGAAACTTATGGATACACTCATTTTGAGACGTCAGCACCTGGCGATGGTAGCCGATAAATATGGATCTGTAGTTGGTTTGGTTACGATGGAAGATCTGTTTGAAACACTGCTTGGAATGGAAATCGTTGATGAATCAGACAAAGTTGAAGACCTCCAAAAGTACGCCCGGGAGAACTGGCAGAAACGGGCAGAAAAGAATCGCTTCGAAGACAATAACTAG
- a CDS encoding DUF3078 domain-containing protein, whose amino-acid sequence MKKFLILFVLLPAAIFAQNDTDTTKLWKTGGVFTFNFSQVSLTNWVAGGKSSASGIFMVNTFANYKKDKLSWDNSIDLSYGFLKEKDNEVVKSDDKIDFSSKLGFTASKRWNYSGLLNFKSQFAPGYNYPNTDDAISRFMAPGYLNLALGMDYKTENMSVLLSPATGKFTFVTDDVLADAGAFGVDPGKKSRSELGAFVKFEGKTPLVKNVDLQTKLDLFSNYLNNPQNIDVDWKVMVNMKINEYLSANLVSHIIYDDDVDISIDNDGDGTIDETGPRIQFMEMFGLGLSYKF is encoded by the coding sequence ATGAAAAAGTTTTTGATACTCTTTGTTTTACTGCCAGCTGCGATATTTGCTCAAAATGATACCGATACGACAAAATTGTGGAAAACCGGAGGCGTTTTTACCTTTAATTTCTCACAGGTTTCTTTAACCAATTGGGTTGCGGGAGGAAAGAGTTCGGCTTCGGGGATTTTTATGGTAAATACATTTGCCAATTACAAAAAAGATAAATTGAGTTGGGATAATTCTATTGATTTAAGTTATGGTTTTTTGAAAGAAAAAGATAATGAAGTTGTAAAGTCCGATGATAAAATTGATTTTTCGTCAAAGTTAGGTTTTACAGCATCCAAACGATGGAATTACTCGGGCTTGCTAAATTTTAAATCCCAGTTTGCTCCCGGCTATAATTACCCCAATACTGACGATGCCATTTCCCGGTTTATGGCACCCGGATACCTGAATCTTGCTTTGGGTATGGATTATAAAACCGAGAATATGTCGGTTTTGTTATCGCCGGCAACCGGGAAGTTTACTTTTGTTACCGATGATGTACTTGCCGATGCAGGCGCTTTTGGCGTTGACCCCGGAAAAAAGTCACGCAGTGAACTCGGCGCCTTTGTAAAATTTGAAGGAAAAACGCCGCTGGTAAAAAATGTGGATTTACAAACCAAGCTTGATCTGTTTTCAAATTACCTGAATAATCCGCAAAATATTGATGTGGACTGGAAGGTGATGGTGAACATGAAAATCAATGAATATCTTTCAGCCAATCTGGTTTCGCATATTATTTACGATGACGATGTTGATATCTCGATTGATAATGACGGAGATGGAACAATTGATGAAACCGGGCCTCGTATCCAGTTTATGGAAATGTTCGGGCTTGGATTATCCTATAAGTTTTAG
- a CDS encoding 3-keto-disaccharide hydrolase, with product MKKIILTIGIIFLFAIQTIAQTTNGFVPLFNGNNLNLWEVKAKPEDIKQNFWKVENNVIVVNSTGNKNHDYVWLMTKKEYENFELKLKFAAYQSSSGNSGIQIRSRYDEKDFWLDGPQIDIHPPLPWRTGFMWDETRGVQRWIYPDIPKGEWVNEEMRKKEAPMKYSDQKETWNNLRIVANGNSVKAWLNGVLITNFDSAEILNDEFHKNREVGKKGNICLQLHTGDELFMKFKDIFIKEL from the coding sequence ATGAAAAAGATTATACTTACGATTGGAATAATATTTTTATTTGCCATCCAAACAATAGCGCAAACGACAAATGGATTTGTTCCGCTTTTCAACGGAAACAACCTTAATCTTTGGGAAGTAAAAGCAAAACCGGAAGATATAAAACAAAATTTCTGGAAAGTAGAGAACAATGTAATTGTTGTCAATTCGACGGGAAATAAAAATCATGACTATGTATGGCTGATGACAAAAAAAGAATATGAAAATTTTGAACTGAAACTAAAATTTGCAGCTTATCAATCGAGTTCGGGAAACAGTGGTATTCAAATACGCAGCAGATACGATGAAAAAGATTTCTGGCTGGATGGCCCACAAATTGATATTCACCCTCCGTTACCATGGCGAACAGGATTTATGTGGGACGAAACCCGTGGAGTTCAACGGTGGATATATCCGGATATTCCAAAAGGAGAGTGGGTGAATGAAGAAATGAGAAAGAAAGAGGCCCCGATGAAATATTCTGACCAAAAAGAAACCTGGAATAATTTGCGAATCGTTGCCAACGGAAATTCAGTAAAAGCCTGGCTCAACGGAGTATTAATTACTAATTTTGATTCAGCAGAGATTCTAAACGACGAATTTCATAAAAATCGGGAAGTAGGAAAAAAAGGCAACATTTGCCTGCAATTGCACACCGGCGACGAGCTTTTTATGAAATTCAAAGATATCTTTATAAAAGAGCTCTGA